In Gossypium arboreum isolate Shixiya-1 chromosome 6, ASM2569848v2, whole genome shotgun sequence, the following are encoded in one genomic region:
- the LOC108484268 gene encoding serine/arginine-rich SC35-like splicing factor SCL30: protein MRRYSPQYYSPPRRGYGGRERSPPRRGYGGGGGGSGGGGGGGGGYGRRREQNNGSLLVRNIPLDCRPEELRIPFERFGLVRDVYIPKDYYTGAPRGFAFVQFVDSYDAAEAQWRMNGKIFGGREISVVVAAESRKRPEEMRHKARQRGPSGYGGRSSYYGRSRSRSASPTRSPHRPSGSRGRYRSRSYSPAPRRRGNYSVSPDRRHEDHPRSPRGPPQGRGGDYNPGPYSPGYENAGGNGYGEKSAYESEEAPRAARRPSPPGRASRSPPGSRSRSADPSPRRSR from the exons ATGAGGAGATACAGTCCTCAATACTATAGTCCACCAAGGAGAGGTTACGGAGGCAGAGAAAGGAGTCCCCCAAGGAGGGGctatggtggtggtggtggtggtagtGGTGGCGGCGGCGGCGGCGGAGGAGGGTATGGGAGAAGGAGGGAGCAGAATAATGGAAGCCTTTTGGTTAGAAACATTCCTTTGGATTGCAG ACCTGAAGAACTTCGAATTCCATTCGAGAGATTCGGACTTGTTCGAGATGTGTATATTCCGAAAGATTACTATACAGG GGCTCCTCGAGGGTTTGCGTTTGTGCAGTTTGTCGATTCTTATGATGCTGCCGAAGCTCAATGGCGCATGAATGGGAAGATATTTGGTGGGAGAGAGATATCTGTCGTTGTTGCTGCGGAATCAAGGAAAAGGCCAGAGGAGATGCGGCATAAAGCAAGGCAAAG AGGACCATCGGGATATGGGGGACGATCATCTTATTATG GGCGTTCCCGGTCTCGTTCAGCATCTCCAACGCGCTCCCCTCACCGTCCTTCAGGTTCTAGAGGCCGATATCGCTCAAG GTCGTACTCCCCTGCTCCGAGACGAAGAGGAAACTATTCAGTTTCACCAGATAGAAGACATGAAGACCATCCAAGATCCCCAAGAGGTCCTCCACAAGGTCGTGGCGGTGATTACAATCCCGGACCATATTCTCCAGGATATGAAAATGCTGGTGGAAATGGCTATGGCGA GAAGTCTGCATACGAATCTGAGGAAGCACCACGGGCTGCACGGAGGCCATCGCCACCTGGTAGAGCATCAAGGTCACCGCCTGGGTCCAGGTCTAGGTCGGCAGACCCATCACCTAGGCGTAGCCGTTAA